Proteins co-encoded in one Dendropsophus ebraccatus isolate aDenEbr1 chromosome 9, aDenEbr1.pat, whole genome shotgun sequence genomic window:
- the LOC138801912 gene encoding olfactory receptor 2G3-like, with protein MDSRETTSNGTTFLLLGFSDLSLTAQASLFLFLFFSYLLSLIGNGLIMVVVTLSPRLHSPMYFFLKVLSFVELLSINSTVPKALQIFYAVERTISMVGCVTQLFSFIVAAGCECILLTVMAFDRYMAICHPLRYRSVMSVSTCYLLSMLSWTFAIITAVIHCTLLFTLPFCGSHLVAHFFCDVPSIISLSCVDTFSIEVCLFLISVAATVLPTVLIFSSYTRILTSIFLLRSAESRRKAFSTCGSHLASVIIFYGTVMFVHLRLQNPFSSYDDRMLALSYCVIIPTINPLIYSLKNKEMKAAIRNLHLKIILSHK; from the coding sequence ATGGATAGCAGAGAGACCACCAGTAACGGGACAACGTTTCTCCTCCTTGGGTTCTCGGATTTGTCTCTTACGGCCCAGGCCTCTCTCTTCCTGTTCTTGTTCTTTTCGTACCTTCTCTCATTGATCGGTAATGGTCTCATCATGGTGGTTGTCACTCTAAGTCCTCGGCTCCATTCTCCTATGTATTTCTTCCTGAAGGTTTTATCATTTGTCGAGCTTTTATCCATCAACTCCACGGTTCCTAAGGCTCTTCAGATCTTCTATGCGGTGGAGAGGACCATCTCCATGGTTGGTTGTGTCACACAGCTCTTTTCCTTTATAGTAGCCGCGGGTTGTGAATGCATCTTATTGACAGTCATGGCCTTTGACCGGTACATGGCCATATGTCACCCCCTCAGATACCGGTCTGTGATGAGTGTCAGTACCTGCTATCTCCTATCAATGCTCTCCTGGACATTCGCTATAATAACTGCTGTTATACACTGCACTTTACTCTTCACTCTGCCCTTCTGTGGGTCTCACCTTGTAGCCCATTTCTTCTGTGACGTTCCTTCCATCATCAGTCTATCCTGTGTCGATACATTTTCTATTGAAGTTTGTCTATTTCTTATTAGTGTTGCAGCCACTGTTCTCCCGACCGTATTAATATTCAGCTCCTACACCAGGATCCTGACCTCCATATTCCTCCTCCGCTCTGCAGAGTCCCGCCGTAAGGCCTTCTCCACCTGCGGCTCCCATCTGGCCTCcgttattattttctatgggacgGTTATGTTTGTTCACCTTCGCTTACAAAATCCATTTTCTTCTTATGATGACAGGATGTTGGCGCTCTCCTACTGTGTCATCATCCCGACCATCAACCCCCTGATCTACAGCCTGAAGAATAAGGAAATGAAGGCGGCCATCCGCAACCTCCACCTGAAAATCATCTTATCTCACAAGTGA
- the LOC138801913 gene encoding olfactory receptor 10AG1-like — protein MEGDIPSNGTMFFFLGFSDLSLTAQASLFMFFFLSYLLSLIGNGLIIVVVTLSPQLQSPMYFFLKVLSFLEVLSITSTAPKALQIFLTLERSIPFAGCAVQFFTFIGAAGCECVLLTVMAFDRYLAICHPLRYMSVMTMSLCYKLTVMSLIFAFGNAIIGCSVLFSLSYCGPHLIAHFFCDIPPMISLACGNTFIVEVYFLIISVIAIVLPTILIICSYTRILISILLLHSEESRYKAFSTCGSHVFSVVIFFGAAMFVHLRLGNPFTPYEDRMTALFYCIVIPTINPLIYSLKNKEMMKAIRKLNLKLVAL, from the coding sequence ATGGAAGGAGACATCCCCAGTAATGGGACAATGTTCTTCTTTCTTGGGTTCTCTGATTTGTCTCTTACGGCCCAGGCCTCGCTCTTCATGTTCTTCTTCCTTTCTTACCTTCTCTCATTGATCGGTAATGGTCTCATCATTGTGGTCGTCACTCTCAGTCCTCAGCTCCAGTCTCCTATGTATTTCTTCCTGAAGGTCTTATCATTTCTTGAGGTTTTATCCATCACCTCCACGGCTCCTAAGGCTCTTCAGATCTTCCTGACTTTGGAGAGGAGCATTCCATTTGCAGGTTGTGCTGTTCAGTTCTTCACCTTTATAGGGGCCGCAGGTTGTGAATGTGTCTTGCTCACAGTGATGGCCTTTGACCGGTACCTGGCCATATGTCACCCCCTCAGATACATGTCTGTGATGACTATGAGCCTCTGCTATAAGCTAACAGTCATGTCTTTGATTTTTGCATTTGGAAATGCTATCATTGGCTGTAGTGTGTTATTCAGCTTGTCCTACTGTGGCCCCCATCTCATTGCCCACTTCTTCTGTGATATTCCCCCAATGATCAGTTTAGCCTGTGGCAATACTTTCATTGTTGAGGTCTACTTCTTGATTATTAGTGTGATTGCAATTGTGCTCCCAACCATATTAATAATCTGCTCCTACACCAGGATCCTGATCTCCATATTGCTCCTCCACTCAGAAGAGTCCCGCTATAAAGCCTTCTCTACCTGCGGCTCCCATGTTTTTTCTGTTGTTATTTTCTTTGGGGCCGCCATGTTTGTTCATCTTCGATTAGGAAATCCATTTACTCCTTATGAAGATAGAATGACTGCATTATTCTATTGCATTGTAATCCCGACCATCAATCCCTTGATCTACAGTCTGAAGAATAAGGAAATGATGAAAGCCATCCGAAAGCTCAACCTAAAACTTGTGGCATTATAG